AAAACGTAACTAAAATATCCCGGATAGGGGTGAGACAAAAGACCAATGAACTGTTGAACAAATGAACCATTGAACTAAACGTTATGATACGGAATTACCTAAAAGTTGCCTGGCGCAACCTCATCAAAAACAAAGCCTCATCAGCCATCAATATTGGCGGCCTGGCTGTGGGCATGGCGGTAGTGATATTGATCGGCTTGTGGATATGGGACGAATTATCGTTCAACAAGAACTTTAAAAATTACGACCACATTGCGCAGGTGCTGCAAAATAACACCATGAATGGTGAAGTTGGCACCGGCAACTCCGTGCCATGGCCCATGGGCGATGCGCTTCGCAAAGATTTTGGCAGCAATTTTAAACATGTCACCATGGCCCGGTTTCCGTTTGGCCATATACTGGCATTTGGTGATAAGAAACTCACCGAAACAGGTACTTATCTCGAACCGGAGGCACTTGACATGTTCTCGGTAAAAATGTTGCAGGGAACGCGGGCTGCGTTGAACGATCAGTCTTCTGTTATACTTTCAGCATCTGCTGCTAAAGCCTATTTCGGGAATGCAGACCCGATGGATCAGGTCATGAAAATTGACAACAGGCAAATTGTAAAAGTGACGGGAATTTATGAAGATTTCCCGGACAATTCCTCGTTTGCCGGTGTTAATTTTATTTCACCATGGCAGTTGTATTCAAACACAGATGAGCTTACAAAACAAGCAGATACCTGGCGCTGCAATTGTTACCTGGCCTATGTTCAAACGGCTGATAACGCCGACGTAAATAAAGTTTCCGCAAAGATCAGGGATATCAAACACGACAAGGTGAACAAGATCGAGTTGAAGCAAAAGAATGAGGTTTTTCTTGACCCGATGAAAAACTGGCATCTATATGCCGAGTTCAAAAATGGTGTCCATGCCGGCGGCCGCATTCAGTATGTTTGGCTGTTCGGTATAATCGGGGGTTTTGTGTTGCTACTGGCCTGTATCAATTTTATGAACTTAAGCACCGCCCGGTCCGAAAAACGGGCAAAGGAAGTTGGTATCCGCAAGGCTGTGGGCTCGTTGCGCCCCCAGCTCATTTACCAGTTCCTTAGTGAATCCATTTTGGCGACACTTTTTGCGTTTATACTGGCTATCATTCTCGTGCAGCTGGCCTTACCATTTTTCAATGACATAGCCGGTAAAAAAATGTCCATTTTATGGGGCAACCCACTGTTTTGGGGGCTCGGTATCGGTTTTAGCCTGATAACCGGGCTTATATCGGGCAGCTACCCGGCGTTGTATTTGTCGTCATTCAAACCAGTCAAAGTATTAAAGGGTACATTCAAAGTTGGTCCATTGGCAGCAATACCGCGCAAGGTATTGGTGGTGATGCAATTCACCGTTTCTGTTGTGCTTATTATCGGTACCATTGTCGTTTTCAGGCAAATACAATTTGCCAAGGATCGGCCGGTAGGCTACAGCCGCAATGGGCTCATAGCTATTCCAATGGCAACCGGCGACATCCATAATAAATTCGATATTGTGAAGAATGAACTTGTAAAAAGCGGGGCGGTAGCCGAAATAGCCGAATCCACCAGTCCAACTACAGGCGACTATTCCACCAACAGCGGCTTTGACTGGAAGGGCAAAGACCCGGCCCTTGCTGTCGAATTTCCCAATATTGATGTTTCGCCCGGTTATGGTAAAACTGTAGGCTGGCAATTTATAGCCGGCCGCGATTTGTCGGCAGACTATCTTACCGATTCGTTAGCATTCGTGATCAATGAAACCGCTGCAAAATTCATGGGGCTTAAACACCCGGTGGGCGAAACAATTAAATGGGACGGCGTGCCCTATCATGTAATAGGTGTGATAAGGGATATGGTGTCCGAATCGCCGTACGAACCCGTTAGGCCGACACTTTACCACATGCTAAAAGGCAGCGGCGATTTTGTTATGGTCCGGATCAACCCGCATGCAGGTACCCATGAGGCCCTTGGCAAAATTGAAAAAGTATTTAAAGCTTATAATCCTGCTCAGCCCTTCGATTACCAGTTCGCCGACGCAGAATACGCAAAAAAGTTTGGTAACGAAGAACGCATAGGCAAACTGGCTAGTTCATTTGCTGGCCTGGCAATATTTATCAGCTGCCTCGGTTTGTTCGGGATGGCCTCTTTCATGGCCGAGCAGCGCGTTAAAGAAATTGGCGTCCGCAAGGTTTTGGGGGCATCCATACTCAACCTGTGGAGCCTGCTGTCGAAGGATTTCGTAATGCTGGTAGCTATCTCGCTGGTTATAGCATCACCGATAGCTTATTATTTTATGCAAAACTGGCTGAAAAATTACCGCTATCATTCAGGTATAGACTGGTGGATATTTGGAGTGACTGCGGTAGGTGCGATGGCGATAACATTGCTTACCATAAGCTACCAGAGCATCAAAGCAGCTTTGGCCAACCCGGTGAAAAGTTTGCGGAGTGAGTGATTCGTGATTAACGGTTAGTTAAAGCACTAACAAATAAAAGGCTTCGCAAAATGAACCATTGAACTAATGAACTATTGCACAAATGAACCATTGAATTAAACGTCATGATAAAGAACAATTTAAAAGTTGCCTGGCGCAATCTCGTTAAAAACAAGGCTTCCTCTTTAATAAACATAGGCGGCCTTGCTGTGGGCATGGCAGTAGTGATGCTCATCAGTTTTTGGATATGGGATGAAGTAACTTTTGACCGGTATCATAAAAACTACAACCGTATTGCGCAGGTCATTCAAAACGTTACTAATAACGGCGAGGTACAGACCTGGTGGCAGGTACCTTACCCGCTTGCGGCCGAAATACGTAAAAACTACGGAAGCGACTTTAAACAGGTGGTAATGTCGACAGGCCTCGGCGGAAATATGCTGGCCCTGGGTAATAAAAAACTGAGCGAACAAGGTGTGTTTATGGAAACCGGCGGACCGGAATTATTTACGCTGAACATGCTTAAAGGCAACCGTAACGCGCTGAAGGATCCATCGTCCATATTGATATCGGCCTCGACGGCTAAGGCATTTTTCGGCAATAACGACCCTATGTTTAAAGTATTGAAGCTGAACAATTCGGATAATCTGACAGTGGCCGGGGTTTACGAGGATCTGCCCAAAAACTCTACGCTGGCCGATATGGCCTTCATCGGTTCGTGGGATCGTTTTGCATCGGATAATCAGCTCAACCAGATGAAGGAGCCATGGCGGCCGAACTTCGTTTCCCTGTATGTTCAACTGGCTGATAACGCCGATCTGGCCAAAGTATCGTTAAAGATAAAAGATGAAAAATTGCGGCATGTAAGCGCATTCCTGGCCAAAAAGAAGCCGGCTTTATTCCTGCAACCGATGAGCAAATGGCATTTGTATGATGAGTTCAAAGAAGGCAAAAACACGGGCGGACGGATACAATATGTCTGGCTTTTCGGCATCATAGGCGTTTTTGTATTACTGCTGGCGTGCATCAATTTTATGAACCTTAGCACCGCCCGGTCCGAAAAGCGTGCCCGCGAAGTTGGTATCCGCAAGGCCATCGGTTCGTTGCGGGCACAGTTGGTTTACCAGTTTTTTAGCGAATCGCTGCTATGTGTGTTGATTGCCTTCGTGATCTCGCTGCTTTTGGCGCAATTAAGCCTTTCGTTTTTTAACCAGGTGGCTGGTAAGCAAATGACCATCCCATGGGAAAATACCGGCTTCTGGATAGCGGGAATAGGTTTTAGCTTTTTCACCGGAATTATTACCGGGAGCTATCCGGCGTTTTACCTGTCATCGTTTAAACCCGTAAAAGTATTAAAAGGATCGTTCCGTGTCGGGCGGCTGGCTTCAGTGCCCCGCAAGGTACTGGTTGTGTTGCAATTCACCGTTTCCGTTGTGCTTATCATCGGGACGATAGTAGTATTCAGGCAGATCCAATACGCAAAGGACCGCCCGGTAGGTTACAGCCGCGATGGGCTGGTGGCCGTGCCGATGTTGACCGACCAGATACATAAACATTTTGATGTTGTTAAAAGCGCCCTTATCAATACGGGCATGGTGACTAATGTGGCTGAAGCAGGTTCGCCGCCAACTTCAGGAGCGGGCAGCACTAGTGCCGTTGAATGGCCCGGCAAGGACCCTAACATGAGCACCGATTTTCAGCAAAACAATATCTCGTATGATTACGGTAAAACTATCGGCTGGGAATTTAGCTCGGGTCGTGATTTTTCAAGAACATTCCTGTCCGATTCTGCGGCGGTGATCGTCAACCAGGCAGCCGTTGATTTTATGAAAATGAAAAACCCTACGGAGACTTACATTACTTACTATAACAAGCAATATAAAATAGTCGGGGTTACTAAGGATATCATTATCGGCTCGCCCTATGAACAGGCACGCCCGGTAATTTATTTTCTATCGAAAGACCCGAGTAGCTATGTGTTGCTAAAGATAAACCCTAAAGCAAGCGCCGGCGAAGCTGTTGATAAGATCGCCTCTGTATTTAAAACTTATAACCCCGAGCAGCCTTTTGAATATCATTTCGTCGACCAGGAATACGCCAAAAAGTTTGGTAACGAAGAACGCGTGAGCAAGCTTGCCACCGCCTTCGCCAGCCTGGCCATTTTTATCAGTTGCCTGGGTTTGTTTGGTATGGCATCGTTTATGGCCGAGCAGCGGGTTAAAGAGATCGGCGTGCGCAAAGTGCTCGGCGCCTCGGTGTTTAACCTATGGCAATTACTGTCGAAAGATTTTGCAGTTCTGGTGATCATTTCTTTGATCATAGCCTCACCACTGGGATATTACCTGATGCACAACTGGCTTCAAAATTACCAATACCACACCGGAGTTTCCTGGTGGATATTCGCTGTCACCGCAGCAGGAGCCATGCTGATTACGCTGTTAACGGTGAGCTACCAGAGTATAAAAGCGGCGCTGGCCAACCCGGTAAAAAGTTTGCGCTCGGAATGATTAGAGATTAGTTAAAAGATACAGTTAAAAGCCCCTCTCCTTTTGGAGAGGGGTTGGGGTGAGGCCGCGCAAAACCGCACATAACTTGTATCAAAAACGAACGACCAATCAGTAGTCTTTTTTTTATTTAATTGATTTTCAAAGGATTAAATTGTGGCACTGGCTTTGGCTTATTGTAAGAGCAATAACAAAATATTAACTTACAATCACACTTACCTGCCATGATCTACAGCTATTTAAAAATCGCCTGGCGTAACCTTAACAAGCACCGCTTTTTCTCACTGGTAAACATCTGCGGATTAGCCATCGGCATAGCCGCCTTTTGGGTGATCAGTCTTTATGTGGCATCGGAGGTAAGTTATGATCGGTACAATCGGAAAGCTGACCGCATCTTCCGCGTGGCGCAGCATGGACAGTGGAGTGGTGGAAGTTTCAACCTGGCGATAACATCCATCCCTTACGCACCGGCAATGAAGGCCGACTATCCTGAAGTAGAAGACGCAGTACGCATAGATATGGAAGGCGGCGGCAAGATAACCTATGGCGATAAGCGGATCATGGCCGGGGATATTTCCATTGTCGATAATTCGATATTTAATATTTTCAGTTATCATTTTCTTGACGGCGACCCTAATACAGCATTGGCAAAGCCACATTGCATTGTGCTCACCAAAACACTGGCTATCAAAATATTCGGCGATGCCACATCGGCTGTGGGCAAAACCGTATCCTTTGATAAAGACGACCCCAACCTGGTTACAGCCGTTATTGACGATGTACCCGAATATTCCACATTCAAATTCAGCGCGCTGCGCTCGTTCAATGATAACCTGACAGGCAGATGGGGCGCAGCAGGGGTCTTTACGTATGTTCTGTTAAAGAATGCTGATGATTATAAAAAGATAGAAGCCCGGTCGGAACAGTTTTACAATAAGCACCTGAAGAACGATCTGAACAATATCCATTATCAAATGGAATTGCAACCACTTACGTCTATTCACCTGCATTCGCATCTCGATTATGAAATGGGTAACAATGGTAATATTACCTACGTGTATGTATTCGGCTTAGTTGGGCTATTGATATTAGGCATAGCGGTGATCAATTATTTTAACCTGACTACAGCACGGTCATCCGTACGATTGAGAGAGATCGGTATCCGCAAGGTAATCGGGTCGGATAGAAAACAGCTGATGCTGATGTTCTTTTCAGAATCTGTGTTATTTACCACGTTTGCTACTGTTATTGCGCTGGTATTAGTACAGGCCATATTACCATACTTTAATCATTTATCCGGGAAAGCCCTCGACATCTGGCACTTTGGCCTGGCCAAATCATTGTTACTGTTTGCTGGATTTGCCCTTGTTGCAGGCATAATCAGCGGTATTTATCCAGCCCTGTTTTTATCCGGGTTCAGCACCATACCGGCTATCAAGGGCCAGTTGGGTAACCAGTCCTCAACAATCGCTTTCCGCAAATCGCTCGTGGTCTTCCAGTTTGTTACCACCATTGTTATGATCGTAGGTTCCTGCATTATTTACCAGCAGCTCAATTATGTAATGAACAAGGATCTTGGCTTCAACAAATCGCAGATGCTTACATTCCATATTCACAGTCGCGAAGCCAGGTCGAAAATGGAATCCATCAAAGCTCAGTTGCTGCAAAGCCCGCTGATACAAAGTGCGGCTTCGGCGGGCAATCCAATAGGCAATAACGATATCGGACTGAACGATTTTAATCTCGGCCCCGATGGCAACACGGCCGCCGATACCAAACTGGTTGAAACACTAATTGTCGACGAAGATTTTATACCCGCCATGCAGATAAAAGTTGCTGCCGGCCGCAACTTTATTAAAGGCGTCAGCGACAGTGCGAACAATGCAGTTATTATAAACGAAACTTTGGTAAATGAACTCGGCTGGAAAAACCCGGTTGGCCGCCGTGTGCGCACCGGCGTCGACCATGGCGTTATAACTTTTTCGACTATTGTAGGCGTGGTTAAGGATTTTAATACCTATTCGCTGCAACATAAAATAGCCCCGTTGGTACTTACGCTGCCTGCACAGGCAAATGATAAAGACAACCTGTACGTTCGCCTGGGCAAAACCAATATCCCTGCCGCCATCAAATACATGCAGGACGTTTACAGCAGATTCGATCCGGAAAACAAGATCGATTATCATTTCCTCGACCAGAATTTTGCAAACCAATATCAAAGTGAGCAAAAACAGGGAAACCTGCTGTTGATATTTACCGTCCTGGCAATTAGTATTGCTTGTTTGGGTTTGTTCGGTTTGGTTACATTCACTGCGCAGCAGCGTGTAAAGGAGATCGGTATCCGCAAGGTTTTGGGCGCAAGTATTGCCAGCATAGTATCTCTTTTGAGTAAGGAATTAGTGCAACTGGTATTGATGGCTACCCTCATCGCATCGCCCATTGCCTGGTTTGCCATGAGCAAATGGCTGCAAAGCTTTGCCTATAAAACCACTATCCACTGGTGGATATTTATAGCAGCGGGTGCAGCGGCTATCCTCATCGCTTTTATCACGGTCAGTATACGGTCTGTAAAAGCTGCGCTGGCCAACCCGGTAAAAAGCTTGCGGTCGGAGTGACAGACGGCTGAGGCCCAATTAATTCTGTTTTAACGTAAAATAACTGTTATTAAGGCAGCGTTAAAGGATTATCGCATTATATTGCGGCATCTAATCCTTTGAATGAAACGCTGCCTCCTGCTACTCCTTTTTTTTCTTATCGCCGCCGCTGCAAGGTCCCAAAATCATGGCACCATAAAGGCGCTTGTGGTTGATTCCGTAAGTAAACAGCCCATCGGCTATTCCACCATTGCTGTATTGAAAATGAAGGATTCATCCTTGTTATCTTACACCATCACAGATAAAAACGGTGCCTTTACACTTTACAACATCAACCAGGCCGAACCGGCCCGGTTGCTCATTTCCTGCGTGGGTTACAAAAGCCTTCGCCTTGTACTGGAATTAAAAAAGGGCGACGCCGTTACTGACCTTGGGAAGGTGTTGCTCAGCACAAAAACCCTACAGGAGGTTGTTATTAAAGGCGAACGCGCACCGGTGATCATCCGGAAAGATACCATCGAGTTTAATGCCGAAGCTTTTAAGGTGCGACCGAACGCTGTGGTTGAGGATTTGCTAAAAAAACTACCCGGTGTGCAGGTAAGTCACGATGGCAAGATCACGGTAAATGGCAAAGATATCTCGAAACTCAAAGTTGACGGAAAAGACTTCTTCGCGAATGATCCTAAGATAGCCACACGTAACCTGGATGCCGATATGATATCCAAAGTACAGGTTTATGACGACCGGGAGGGCGACCCGGATCATCTGAAGCCGGATTACGAGGTAAAAAAGATCATCAACTTGAAATTTAAAAAGGCGCTCAAAAAAAGCACTTTTGGTCGGGCCATGCTGGGCGGTGGTACGCGCGATCGTTACCAGGCCAATACATTCCTTAATAAATTCCAGGACGAACTGCAATTAAGTGCCAGTGCCAGCAGCGATAACCTGAGCGGCACCGGGATATTCGGCGATGGGTTCCATACCCCTGTGCTGCAAGCCGAGCCACGAGGATCGGTTCAAAGAATCACTAACGGCACGGTCAACTTTAATAACAAATTCGGTAAGCAACTAAAGGTTAACCTGATCTATTATTTCAACAATGATATTAACGACAGCAAGGGTACCGTAAACCGGCAGCAGTTTGTAGGTGACACCACGTTCAATACTTTTTCCAATAATATCAATCATAACGGTTCCACCTCGCAAACTTTAAGCGGGCGCCTGGAATATGGATCGGACACCGCCACGAGCATCAAATACAACCCGGAATTTTCATACAACAGTAATAACGGCAGCAGTACCACTAATGCCACCGGCTCCAACAACTTTGCGCCGTTACTGAGTCAAAGCATCAATAGCAGCGCGTCAAGCGGCAGTTCGGTCTCTTTCAGGCAGGAATTTACCTATTACACCAGGCTCAGCAAAAAGGGAGCCTCATTTAGCATAAACCACGCGTTGAGCATAGGTCCATCGCACAGCCTTAATATCTCATCCGATCAATTGTTATCCTATACCGCTGCATTACAGTCCGACACGCTGAACCGATCGGCAAAAAACACCAGCAACCGGGACGATGGTAACGTGGGCGCCGCTTTTCATTACCCACTCACTAAAAAACTTTCCGTCACAATATCGGCGTCGACGAATTTTGACCGCGATGAGGGCGATCTTTTCACCTATCAGCAGAACCTGCAAACAGGCTTATACACCATCTTTTTGCCCGACCAAAGCAACAACCTGACCCGGAAGCAATGGACGGAGGCCTTGCACAGTGAATTGATGTACCAGTTCACTGATAAAATATCACTTAAAGCGGGCCTTGCGGGACAATTGCAGCAGGTAACCAATCACTTTAACAGTTACACCGGCGACCTTGATCAGCATTTCAACAATCTTTTCCCGACGGCGGAATTACATATCAATAAAGTGAACATAAACTACAGCGAAGACCTGCAACAGCCGGCCATTAACGATCTGCAGCCTATAACCGTAGTTTACAGTCAATTGTTCAGCTTTATCGGCAATCCCGATTTGAAACCTACGCACCGGCATAGTTTTGGAGTGAACTACTTCGATTTCAAAACACAGAGCCAGGTATACCTGAACCTGTCATCACGGGTAACCGTAGAAACCAACAGCGTTGTGCGCGAACGAACAATCAATGCTGAAGGCGCCGAAGTAACCACACCAATAAACCGGAACGGTCGCTTTACCACCTATCTGTATGCAGGCGCGGGCAAAACTTTTAAAAAATCCGGCGATTGGCAGATCAGCACCAACACCAACCTGAACGGCAGCTACGGACATAATTTTTTTGAAGTGAATGACCAGGATGGTTATCAGAACACTATCGCCGTAACACTGGCACAGGAAATTTCGGCCAACTGGAAAGACATTATCGAACTGAGGCCGGGCTACAGCGTGAGCCCTGCAATAACCAAATATCAACTGGTGGATTATAAAGGTTCAAGTTTTGTAACTCAACGCGCCAACCTGGGCGCCGATTTTCACCTGCCGAACAAGATATCCTTCAGCAGTAATTACACCTATACCTACAACCCGCAGGTTGCCGTGGGTTTGCGAAAAAATTCGAACCTGCTGAGCCTTTCGGTAGCAAAAATGGTGCAAAAGAACGACCACGGAGAGTTCAGGCTGACGTGTTATGACGTATTAAACCAGGGCATCAGCACCTTCCACTACGCCACGGAGAATACTATTAATGATATTCAAAACCAAACCATCAGGCGGTACTTCTTATTGTCCTATTCGTACCGGTTTAACAGCACCACTACCAAATAGATTTGCCTGTGGTTCCTGACGAATGAAATATAAAAAGCCCTTTTCCTTTTGGAGAGGGGCTGTGGTGAGGCATTACTCAACTATCAGCGTAGCTATGGAGTGCGGGGCGCTGGTCACCTTCGCCGCCTTACCTTTTATCCAAAGCAAATAATCTATCTTTTCGTCGTTTTTATTCATTACCACTACGGCTATTTTCCCGTCGGGGTTCATGTAAGCAGTGGTCAGCAATTTATCGCGACTTGCCGAACTGGCTATCCGTCTTGCTCCCGGCTTAATGAATTTGGAAAAATGGCCGATGTAATAGTACGAATTGGTGAAAGTAACTGCGCCTGTTTTGGTATCGGCGTGCACAGGGGCAAAGCAGAAGTTACCCACATGGTTTGGCCCGCCTTTTTCATCCAGTAATACGTTCCAGTCGGTCCAGGCCACGGTGCCTGCATTAAAGTCGTTGATCATCGAGTAGCCGTATTTCTCGCCCAACGACCAATCATCCAGTTTCGTCGCGTCATATCTTTCGGCGCATCCTTCAGTAAATACCAGGTTTTTTGAAGGGAAAGTTTGATGAACCAGGCGCTCGTTTTCAAAATTCATTCCTGCGCCGGTCCAGGTCTCGTACCAGTGGTAGCCAACGCCCCAAACGTATTTAGCCGCTGCGGGATCCTCCAGAATAGTGCTTACCCGCTGGTACATCAGGTCGCGGTTGTGGTCCCAAACAATTAGCTTCTTGCCTGCCATACCCGATTTTTGCAGTGTTGGACCGAGGAAATTCTTCACAAAATCCCGCTCTTCTTCTGCTGTATACAGGCACGATTCCCAGGTTTGAGTAGCCATAGGCTCGTTCTGCACGGTCAATCCCCAGATAGGTATACCTTGCTTCTCATAAGCGTTAATGAATTTGATATAGAAATTTGCCCAGCTTTGGTCAAATCCCTTTTTGAGCGTGCCGCCGTGTAATACGTCATTATTCGTTTTCATCCAGCCCGGCGGGCTCCAGGGGCTTACAAACATGGTCAGTTTGCCGCCTGCTGCCGCTATCACTTCTTTAATGAAGGGAATGCGGTATTTTTTATCATGGCTAATGTCGAAGGTTTTCAGGGCCTTGTCGCCATCTTTTACATAACTGTAGGTATCGCTGGAGAAATCGCAGCTTTGGATATTGGTACGCCCGAAAGTATATCCGATACCTTTCGTCTTATCATAATAGGCGGTCAATATTTCCTTTTGCTTGTCTTTGGGCAATTTATAAAACGTCTCCGCCGAGGCGTCTGTCAACGCCCCGCCGATACCCAGCATCGTCTGGAAGGTTTTTGAGGGATCGACAAAAACTGCTACTTCGGTTTCTACAGGCTGTGGCTTCGCCTCAAAATTGAGCGTGCCGGTCTTAGTCATCCGGTTATCTGTACCCTTTTCGGTGACATAAACTTTCACCGACTTGTTTTTGAGCGAGAACGGCGCTTTTTGCTGGGCACTCGCTGCGCTCATTAATATACCCGCTGCAACGACAGCAAAGCAGGCGGCTTTGATAGGTCTTTTCATAATAAAAGTTGATAATAGATTGAGAGTGAACTTCAAATCTATTAAAAAACTGATATTATCCAGTGCAATGTGAAAAAATCACGGGGTAGCCTGGCGGTCAAGGTATTCTTCCCCGCTGATGACAGGTATCAAGCGTGCCAATTCATCGTCATCAAATAGCCGCGAACGGATAATGAACCTAAGTCCCATGGGTATTTCGAGTGAAAAGCTGGAACCCCGGCCCGGGGTTATGTCTACCGTAAGCTGGGTATGCTGCCAGTATTCAAACTGGTCGCGGCTCATGAAAAATCCGCAGCCATCAATATCACCCAGGTAAACATCGTTACCACCCACCTTGAATTCGCCTTTTTCAAAGCACATTGGCTGCGAGCCATCGCAACAGCCGCCGCTCTGGTGAAACATCAGCTCGCCAAACCGGCCCCGTAATTTGTGCAGCACGTCCACCGCTTCGGGTGTGATCAATATCCTCGGAATATTTTCCATTGTAAAATAAAAAAGCGCCGCAGCCAATCGCCACGACGCCATCATTTGCGATGATTATTAAAAGAATCCCAACTTGTTCTTATCGTATGATATCAGCATGTTCTTGTTCTGCCGGTAATGGTTCAGCATCATTTTATGCGTTTCTCTACCAAAACCAGATTTTTTATACCCGCCGAATGGTGCATGGGCAGGATAAGCATGATAGCAGTTAACCCATACCCTGCCGGCCTGTATAGCGCGCGGTATCTGGTA
Above is a window of Mucilaginibacter ginsenosidivorans DNA encoding:
- a CDS encoding ABC transporter permease; the protein is MIRNYLKVAWRNLIKNKASSAINIGGLAVGMAVVILIGLWIWDELSFNKNFKNYDHIAQVLQNNTMNGEVGTGNSVPWPMGDALRKDFGSNFKHVTMARFPFGHILAFGDKKLTETGTYLEPEALDMFSVKMLQGTRAALNDQSSVILSASAAKAYFGNADPMDQVMKIDNRQIVKVTGIYEDFPDNSSFAGVNFISPWQLYSNTDELTKQADTWRCNCYLAYVQTADNADVNKVSAKIRDIKHDKVNKIELKQKNEVFLDPMKNWHLYAEFKNGVHAGGRIQYVWLFGIIGGFVLLLACINFMNLSTARSEKRAKEVGIRKAVGSLRPQLIYQFLSESILATLFAFILAIILVQLALPFFNDIAGKKMSILWGNPLFWGLGIGFSLITGLISGSYPALYLSSFKPVKVLKGTFKVGPLAAIPRKVLVVMQFTVSVVLIIGTIVVFRQIQFAKDRPVGYSRNGLIAIPMATGDIHNKFDIVKNELVKSGAVAEIAESTSPTTGDYSTNSGFDWKGKDPALAVEFPNIDVSPGYGKTVGWQFIAGRDLSADYLTDSLAFVINETAAKFMGLKHPVGETIKWDGVPYHVIGVIRDMVSESPYEPVRPTLYHMLKGSGDFVMVRINPHAGTHEALGKIEKVFKAYNPAQPFDYQFADAEYAKKFGNEERIGKLASSFAGLAIFISCLGLFGMASFMAEQRVKEIGVRKVLGASILNLWSLLSKDFVMLVAISLVIASPIAYYFMQNWLKNYRYHSGIDWWIFGVTAVGAMAITLLTISYQSIKAALANPVKSLRSE
- a CDS encoding ABC transporter permease, coding for MIKNNLKVAWRNLVKNKASSLINIGGLAVGMAVVMLISFWIWDEVTFDRYHKNYNRIAQVIQNVTNNGEVQTWWQVPYPLAAEIRKNYGSDFKQVVMSTGLGGNMLALGNKKLSEQGVFMETGGPELFTLNMLKGNRNALKDPSSILISASTAKAFFGNNDPMFKVLKLNNSDNLTVAGVYEDLPKNSTLADMAFIGSWDRFASDNQLNQMKEPWRPNFVSLYVQLADNADLAKVSLKIKDEKLRHVSAFLAKKKPALFLQPMSKWHLYDEFKEGKNTGGRIQYVWLFGIIGVFVLLLACINFMNLSTARSEKRAREVGIRKAIGSLRAQLVYQFFSESLLCVLIAFVISLLLAQLSLSFFNQVAGKQMTIPWENTGFWIAGIGFSFFTGIITGSYPAFYLSSFKPVKVLKGSFRVGRLASVPRKVLVVLQFTVSVVLIIGTIVVFRQIQYAKDRPVGYSRDGLVAVPMLTDQIHKHFDVVKSALINTGMVTNVAEAGSPPTSGAGSTSAVEWPGKDPNMSTDFQQNNISYDYGKTIGWEFSSGRDFSRTFLSDSAAVIVNQAAVDFMKMKNPTETYITYYNKQYKIVGVTKDIIIGSPYEQARPVIYFLSKDPSSYVLLKINPKASAGEAVDKIASVFKTYNPEQPFEYHFVDQEYAKKFGNEERVSKLATAFASLAIFISCLGLFGMASFMAEQRVKEIGVRKVLGASVFNLWQLLSKDFAVLVIISLIIASPLGYYLMHNWLQNYQYHTGVSWWIFAVTAAGAMLITLLTVSYQSIKAALANPVKSLRSE
- a CDS encoding ABC transporter permease; the encoded protein is MIYSYLKIAWRNLNKHRFFSLVNICGLAIGIAAFWVISLYVASEVSYDRYNRKADRIFRVAQHGQWSGGSFNLAITSIPYAPAMKADYPEVEDAVRIDMEGGGKITYGDKRIMAGDISIVDNSIFNIFSYHFLDGDPNTALAKPHCIVLTKTLAIKIFGDATSAVGKTVSFDKDDPNLVTAVIDDVPEYSTFKFSALRSFNDNLTGRWGAAGVFTYVLLKNADDYKKIEARSEQFYNKHLKNDLNNIHYQMELQPLTSIHLHSHLDYEMGNNGNITYVYVFGLVGLLILGIAVINYFNLTTARSSVRLREIGIRKVIGSDRKQLMLMFFSESVLFTTFATVIALVLVQAILPYFNHLSGKALDIWHFGLAKSLLLFAGFALVAGIISGIYPALFLSGFSTIPAIKGQLGNQSSTIAFRKSLVVFQFVTTIVMIVGSCIIYQQLNYVMNKDLGFNKSQMLTFHIHSREARSKMESIKAQLLQSPLIQSAASAGNPIGNNDIGLNDFNLGPDGNTAADTKLVETLIVDEDFIPAMQIKVAAGRNFIKGVSDSANNAVIINETLVNELGWKNPVGRRVRTGVDHGVITFSTIVGVVKDFNTYSLQHKIAPLVLTLPAQANDKDNLYVRLGKTNIPAAIKYMQDVYSRFDPENKIDYHFLDQNFANQYQSEQKQGNLLLIFTVLAISIACLGLFGLVTFTAQQRVKEIGIRKVLGASIASIVSLLSKELVQLVLMATLIASPIAWFAMSKWLQSFAYKTTIHWWIFIAAGAAAILIAFITVSIRSVKAALANPVKSLRSE
- a CDS encoding outer membrane beta-barrel protein; the encoded protein is MKRCLLLLLFFLIAAAARSQNHGTIKALVVDSVSKQPIGYSTIAVLKMKDSSLLSYTITDKNGAFTLYNINQAEPARLLISCVGYKSLRLVLELKKGDAVTDLGKVLLSTKTLQEVVIKGERAPVIIRKDTIEFNAEAFKVRPNAVVEDLLKKLPGVQVSHDGKITVNGKDISKLKVDGKDFFANDPKIATRNLDADMISKVQVYDDREGDPDHLKPDYEVKKIINLKFKKALKKSTFGRAMLGGGTRDRYQANTFLNKFQDELQLSASASSDNLSGTGIFGDGFHTPVLQAEPRGSVQRITNGTVNFNNKFGKQLKVNLIYYFNNDINDSKGTVNRQQFVGDTTFNTFSNNINHNGSTSQTLSGRLEYGSDTATSIKYNPEFSYNSNNGSSTTNATGSNNFAPLLSQSINSSASSGSSVSFRQEFTYYTRLSKKGASFSINHALSIGPSHSLNISSDQLLSYTAALQSDTLNRSAKNTSNRDDGNVGAAFHYPLTKKLSVTISASTNFDRDEGDLFTYQQNLQTGLYTIFLPDQSNNLTRKQWTEALHSELMYQFTDKISLKAGLAGQLQQVTNHFNSYTGDLDQHFNNLFPTAELHINKVNINYSEDLQQPAINDLQPITVVYSQLFSFIGNPDLKPTHRHSFGVNYFDFKTQSQVYLNLSSRVTVETNSVVRERTINAEGAEVTTPINRNGRFTTYLYAGAGKTFKKSGDWQISTNTNLNGSYGHNFFEVNDQDGYQNTIAVTLAQEISANWKDIIELRPGYSVSPAITKYQLVDYKGSSFVTQRANLGADFHLPNKISFSSNYTYTYNPQVAVGLRKNSNLLSLSVAKMVQKNDHGEFRLTCYDVLNQGISTFHYATENTINDIQNQTIRRYFLLSYSYRFNSTTTK